The window TGGCCGCCGAAAAATCCCAGCCACCATCGCCCTTCCGGCAAACTCCCCCACTTGAACAGGAGCTGGGCCACCACCTGCATCGCCCAGAACAACACCATCCACAGCCATCCCGTCGCCGTCATCGCGCCGACCTCCAAAAAGCTCCGCAGACTGTACCACGTGCTTTTCGAATGTCAATGACTTGCGAATCGTGCAACACCGCGTACGAAAAGGGGCGTTCGGCCCTTCGCTGCGCCCGCAGCGGTCATTCGCCGCCGATCGCTTCCCTGATCCGCCGGTAGAACTTCTCGATCGCCTCGGGGATCACGCGGATGTTGTCCAAAACGGGCATGAAGTTGGTGTCGCCCGGCCAGCGCGGCACCACGTGCAAATGGAGGTGGCCGGGCAATCCCGCTCCGGCGCACCGGCCGAGGTTGATCCCGACGTTGAAACCCTCCGCGTGAAAAACCTCGCCCAGCACCCGCTTGATCCGCCGGGTCATCGTCATGATCTCCAGCAGCGTCGCGTCGTCGAGGTCGTCCAGGTCGCCCGTGTGGGCGTAAGGGGCGATCAGCGTGTGGCCACTGGTGTAAGGAAAGCGGTTAAGAATGGCAAAGCACGTCTCGCCGCGAAGGAGGGTAAACGTCGCAGCGTCCTGGTCCGGGTTGTCGCGGGCGCGACACAGGAAGCACCCGTCGCCGCTCTCGTCGATGAGTTGGTCGATGTACTCCATCCGCCAAGGGGCCCAGATGTTTCGGCTGAATTCCGGCATCGCGTGCTATCCGTTTCCTTTCAGGTGTCTCAGAACCACGTCGCGCATGACCGCCACCGGGACCTCAGCGCACGGCGAGCCGGCGGCTTGGGTCCATAGTCGTATCTGCTCGACCGCCTGATAGACCAGCATGCTCGCCCCATCGACGGCCTTGGCCCCGCCCTGCTGGGCGGCGGTCAGAAGTTTCGTCCACAGCGGATTGTAGACGGTATCGAACACAACCATCTCCGGACGCAGCGCCAAAGGGTCGATCGGCGATTCATCGCTCCTGGGCCACATGCCGATGCTCGTCCCGTTAATCAGAACCTCCGCCCGCAACTGCTCGCGGCGGTCCCACAACTCGGCGCGACAGTCGAACTCATCCGCCAGGCTCTGGGCCTTCTCTGCCGTGCGGTTAAAAACCGTCACTTCCGCCCCGCTCGAAGTCATCGCCGCCACGATCGCCCGCGATACGCCGCCCGCCCCCAGCACCGCAACCCGTTTCC of the Phycisphaerae bacterium genome contains:
- a CDS encoding HIT domain-containing protein — translated: MPEFSRNIWAPWRMEYIDQLIDESGDGCFLCRARDNPDQDAATFTLLRGETCFAILNRFPYTSGHTLIAPYAHTGDLDDLDDATLLEIMTMTRRIKRVLGEVFHAEGFNVGINLGRCAGAGLPGHLHLHVVPRWPGDTNFMPVLDNIRVIPEAIEKFYRRIREAIGGE